The following are encoded in a window of Diorhabda sublineata isolate icDioSubl1.1 chromosome 3, icDioSubl1.1, whole genome shotgun sequence genomic DNA:
- the LOC130441400 gene encoding 40S ribosomal protein S29-like has protein sequence MGFSNIWYSHPRKYGQRSKSCRACSNRHGVIMKYGLNLCRQRFREYANDIGFKKLD, from the coding sequence ATGGGTTTCTCAAATATCTGGTATTCTCATCCTCGTAAATATGGACAAAGATCCAAATCGTGTCGGGCTTGTTCCAACAGACATGGGGTTATCATGAAATACGGTTTAAACTTATGCAGACAACGTTTTAGGGAATACGCCAACGACATAGGATTCAAAAAGCTGGATTAA